In the Gossypium raimondii isolate GPD5lz chromosome 9, ASM2569854v1, whole genome shotgun sequence genome, one interval contains:
- the LOC105799778 gene encoding ethylene-insensitive protein 2 isoform X1, producing MEAETGNGNHHPGVLNRMLPAVLPVLLISIGYVDPGKWVATVEGGARFGFDLVAPMLLFNCAAILFQYLSARIGIVTGRDLAQICSDEYDKSTCIFLGVQAELSMVVLDLTMVLGVAHGINLLLGVDLSTGVFLAALDAVLFPVFATLLDHCRASFLCIYAAGFILLSYVFGVLISQPEISLSTTGMLTKLSGESAFALMSLLGASIMPHNFYLHSFIVQQHQGPPNISKSASCHSHLFAILCAFSGICLVNYVLMNSAANVFYSAGLVLVTFQDAMSLMEQVFRNGIVPLIFLVVMFLSNQITASAWNLGGQVVLHDFLRLDLPGWLHRATIRIIAMVPALYCVWTSGAEGIYQLLIFAQVMVALLLPSSVIPLFRIASSRPIMGVYKISPVVEFLALVTFMGMLGLKIVFVVEMMFGNSDWVDNLRLNAGISLSVPFIALLVTACASFSLMLWLVATPLKSASSPSEARALNWDLNRTLSEATIQRVENDLCETRYHGEESAHVLERSSTPEESIGSRSDLSFTNYDLNLPETIMESDREIHLTTVNEKSSNSIYPSPSACNTQESTSIIESAPTLVNEVVDDDIPSTKTQRIESMKTVEKTVSVEGDLSVEKDDDDGDSWEPEEPSKPPSGSVSSLTADGPPSFRSLSGKSDDGGNGTGSLSRLAGLGRAARRQLAAILDEFWGQLYDFHGQPTPEAKKKKLDVLLGVDSKPLKVDTSGKEYGEYFPLVGARGSDAINSSLYESPKQLKVQNSVDSPYGYSRGSVPLWSNHMQLLDAYVQNSSHNINSSERRYSSLRAAPSADAVEYQPATVHGYQLASYLNRIAKDKSSNCLNGQMESPASKSPGLAPTNYGDSLAFALGQKLQNGITPAQAAGFQNAAVSRNSPLQSERSYYDINSGTNGNSGLSVNSKKYHSLPDISGLSVPLRNMYMSEKSAQWDSSVGYGSAIGRTKFETSMYPHTGSRAGVPLAFNETSQLKGYRDPLSLQLSSSPDTGSLWSRQPFEQFGVAEKQQTAGSEALGSGLNSLTQDTASSVDLESKLLQSFRHCIVKLLKLDGSDWLFRQNDGADEDLIDRVAAREKFLYDAEAREMNQVVHMGEPQYLSSEKRYGSSPKSDRASFASFSISSVPNCGEGCIWKADLIISFGVWCIHRILDLSLMESRPELWGKYTYVLNRLQGVIDLAFSKHRSLVPPCFCLQIPVEYQQRLSPLVSNGFLPPASKPGRGKITTASTLLDIIKDVEIAISCRKGRTGTAAGDVAFPKGKENLASVLKRYKRRLSTKQVSTHDGTGSRKVPTTPMLASYNS from the exons ATGGAAGCTGAGACTGGGAATGGTAACCACCATCCAGGTGTTCTAAATCGGATGCTTCCTGCTGTTTTACCTGTTCTTCTGATATCAATTGGATATGTTGACCCTGGAAAGTGGGTTGCAACTGTTGAAGGAGGTGCACGGTTTGGTTTTGATCTGGTGGCCCCCATGCTTCTTTTTAACTGTGCTGCTATTTTGTTTCAATACCTGTCTGCTCGAATTGGTATAGTGACTGGGAGAGATCTTGCTCAG ATTTGCAGTGATGAGTATGACAAATCCACTTGTATATTCTTAGGAGTTCAAGCAGAGCTTTCCATGGTTGTCTTGGACCTTACCATG GTTTTGGGTGTTGCGCATGGGATTAATCTTCTCTTGGGGGTGGATCTGTCCACTGGAGTTTTTTTAGCTGCTCTTGATGCTGTCTTATTCCCAGTTTTTGCCACCCTCCTG gATCATTGTAGGGCAAGTTTCCTATGCATATATGCGGCAGGTTTCATATTGCTTTCTTATGTTTTCGGAGTGCTCATCAGTCAACCAGAAATTTCTCTTTCCACAACTGGGATGCTCACAAAGTTGAGCGGGGAGAGTGCATTTGCCCTGATGAGTCTCCTTGGAGCTAGCATCATGCCTCACAATTTTTACTTGCATTCTTTTATTGTTCAG CAGCATCAGGGGCCACCAAATATTTCCAAGAGTGCCTCATGTCACAGCCATCTTTTTGCCATCTTGTGTGCCTTCAGTGGTATTTGTCTGGTAAACTATGTGCTGATGAATTCAGCTGCAAATGTTTTCTATAGTGCAGGCCTTGTCTTGGTTACATTTCAGGATGCAATGTCACTAATGGAACAG GTTTTTAGGAATGGCATAGTGCCCTTGATCTTTTTGGTTGTTATGTTCTTATCTAATCAAATCACTGCATCAGCCTGGAATCTTGGTGGGCAAGTTGTTTTGCATGATTTCCTCAGGCTTGATTTACCAGGTTGGCTTCATCGTGCAACCATCAGAATTATAGCAATGGTCCCAGCCCTTTATTGCGTGTGGACTTCTGGAGCTGAAGGGATATATCAGTTGCTAATTTTTGCTCAGGTTATGGTGGCTCTTCTGCTTCCATCTTCGGTGATCCCCTTGTTTCGAATTGCCTCATCAAGACCCATTATGGGTGTTTATAAGATTTCTCCAGTTGTGGAGTTCCTAGCTCTGGTAACATTCATGGGGATGCTGGGCTTAAAGATAGTTTTTGTGGTAGAAATGATGTTTGGAAATAGTGATTGGGTTGATAATTTGAGATTGAATGCTGGAATTAGCTTGTCAGTTCCTTTTATTGCTCTTCTTGTTACTGCTTGTGCATCGTTTTCTCTGATGCTCTGGCTAGTGGCTACTCCTTTGAAATCTGCAAGTTCTCCAAGTGAAGCTCGTGCATTAAATTGGGATTTGAACAGAACTCTTTCTGAGGCAACTATACAGAGGGTAGAAAATGATTTATGTGAAACTAGATATCACGGAGAGGAATCTGCTCATGTACTGGAAAGATCATCAACACCAGAAGAATCTATTGGGAGTCGTTCAGATTTATCTTTTACAAATTATGATCTGAATTTGCCTGAAACAATTATGGAGTCTGACCGGGAAATACATTTGACTACTGTTAATGAGAAGTCTTCTAATAGTATTTATCCTAGTCCCTCAGCTTGTAACACCCAGGAATCAACATCCATAATCGAGTCAGCTCCCACTTTAGTTAATGAGGTAGTCGATGATGATATACCTAGCACCAAGACTCAGAGGATTGAATCAATGAAGACTGTGGAGAAAACAGTGAGTGTAGAGGGAGATTTGTCGGttgaaaaagatgatgatgatggagaTAGTTGGGAACCAGAAGAGCCATCCAAACCGCCTTCCGGAAGTGTTTCCTCTTTGACAGCAGATGGCCCTCCTTCATTTAGGAGCCTCAGCGGGAAAAGCGATGATGGTGGGAATGGAACTGGAAGTCTCTCTAGGCTAGCAGGGTTAGGTCGTGCTGCAAGGCGTCAATTAGCTGCCATTCTTGATGAATTTTGGGGCCAGTTGTATGATTTTCATGGGCAACCAACCCCAGAagctaagaaaaagaaattagatGTATTATTAGGGGTTGATTCAAAACCATTAAAGGTGGATACAAGTGGAAAGGAGTATGGTGAATATTTCCCTTTGGTCGGAGCAAGAGGATCTGATGCTATTAATTCAAGTCTGTATGAATCTCCAAAGCAACTTAAGGTGCAAAATAGTGTTGATTCGCCGTATGGGTATTCAAGAGGATCTGTCCCCTTGTGGTCTAATCACATGCAGTTATTGGATGCTTATGTTCAAAATTCGAGTCACAATATCAATTCTAGTGAAAGGAGGTACTCTAGTTTGCGTGCTGCCCCATCTGCTGATGCGGTGGAGTATCAACCAGCTACAGTGCATGGATATCAGCTTGCATCTTATCTCAATCGAATTGCTAAGGATAAAAGCTCTAATTGCTTGAATGGTCAAATGGAATCACCGGCATCAAAATCTCCTGGCCTGGCCCCTACAAATTACGGAGACTCCCTAGCTTTTGCATTAGGGCAAAAACTGCAAAATGGGATAACTCCTGCTCAAGCTGCTGGGTTTCAGAATGCTGCGGTTTCTAGAAATAGTCCATTACAATCTGAAAGGTCTTATTATGACATCAACTCTGGAACTAATGGTAATTCTGGCTTATCAGTCAATTCAAAGAAGTATCATAGTTTACCAGACATATCTGGGCTCTCTGTTCCTCTTCGGAATATGTACATGTCTGAGAAGAGTGCTCAGTGGGACAGTTCCGTTGGATATGGGTCGGCAATTGGTCgtacaaaatttgaaacatCCATGTATCCACATACTGGATCAAGGGCCGGAGTTCCATTGGCCTTCAATGAGACTTCTCAATTAAAGGGTTACAGAGATCCTTTGTCCCTACAGTTGAGCTCAAGTCCAGATACAGGATCCCTTTGGTCCAGACAGCCTTTTGAGCAGTTTGGTGTAGCTGAGAAACAACAAACTGCTGGCAGTGAAGCACTTGGAAGTGGGTTGAACTCATTAACTCAGGATACTGCTTCTAGTGTGGATTTAGAGTCCAAGCTTCTTCAATCTTTCCGACATTGTATAGTAAAGCTCTTGAAATTAGATGGGTCTGACTGGTTGTTTCGACAAAATGATGGAGCTGATGAAGATTTAATTGATCGTGTAGCAGCCAGGGAGAAGTTTCTTTATGATGCTGAAGCCAGGGAGATGAACCAGGTTGTTCACATGGGAGAACCTCAATACCTGTCTTCGGAAAAGAGATATGGTTCTTCACCAAAGAGTGACAGAGCAAGTTTTGCCAGCTTTTCAATTTCATCAGTTCCTAATTGTGGAGAAGGCTGTATTTGGAAAGCCGATCTGATAATAAGCTTTGGAGTGTGGTGCATTCACCGAATTCTTGATCTTTCGCTGATGGAAAGCCGACCAGAGCTGTGGGGAAAATACACTTATGTGCTTAATCGTCTCCAG GGTGTGATAGATCTTGCCTTTTCGAAGCATCGATCCCTGGTGCCCCCATGCTTCTGCCTTCAAATCCCCGTGGAATACCAGCAGAGGTTAAGTCCTCTGGTCTCAAATGGATTTTTGCCACCAGCTTCAAAACCTGGCAGGGGTAAGATTACGACTGCATCTACACTCCTGGATATAATTAAGGATGTGGAGATTGCTATATCTTGCCGGAAGGGTCGAACAGGTACTGCCGCTGGTGATGTGGCTTTTCCAAAGGGAAAAGAGAACTTGGCATCCGTACTTAAACGCTACAAGCGCCGATTGTCCACCAAACAAGTCAGCACCCATGACGGAACAGGATCACGCAAGGTTCCAACAACTCCAATGTTGGCTTCTTACAACTCATAG
- the LOC105799778 gene encoding ethylene-insensitive protein 2 isoform X2, which yields MLTKLSGESAFALMSLLGASIMPHNFYLHSFIVQQHQGPPNISKSASCHSHLFAILCAFSGICLVNYVLMNSAANVFYSAGLVLVTFQDAMSLMEQVFRNGIVPLIFLVVMFLSNQITASAWNLGGQVVLHDFLRLDLPGWLHRATIRIIAMVPALYCVWTSGAEGIYQLLIFAQVMVALLLPSSVIPLFRIASSRPIMGVYKISPVVEFLALVTFMGMLGLKIVFVVEMMFGNSDWVDNLRLNAGISLSVPFIALLVTACASFSLMLWLVATPLKSASSPSEARALNWDLNRTLSEATIQRVENDLCETRYHGEESAHVLERSSTPEESIGSRSDLSFTNYDLNLPETIMESDREIHLTTVNEKSSNSIYPSPSACNTQESTSIIESAPTLVNEVVDDDIPSTKTQRIESMKTVEKTVSVEGDLSVEKDDDDGDSWEPEEPSKPPSGSVSSLTADGPPSFRSLSGKSDDGGNGTGSLSRLAGLGRAARRQLAAILDEFWGQLYDFHGQPTPEAKKKKLDVLLGVDSKPLKVDTSGKEYGEYFPLVGARGSDAINSSLYESPKQLKVQNSVDSPYGYSRGSVPLWSNHMQLLDAYVQNSSHNINSSERRYSSLRAAPSADAVEYQPATVHGYQLASYLNRIAKDKSSNCLNGQMESPASKSPGLAPTNYGDSLAFALGQKLQNGITPAQAAGFQNAAVSRNSPLQSERSYYDINSGTNGNSGLSVNSKKYHSLPDISGLSVPLRNMYMSEKSAQWDSSVGYGSAIGRTKFETSMYPHTGSRAGVPLAFNETSQLKGYRDPLSLQLSSSPDTGSLWSRQPFEQFGVAEKQQTAGSEALGSGLNSLTQDTASSVDLESKLLQSFRHCIVKLLKLDGSDWLFRQNDGADEDLIDRVAAREKFLYDAEAREMNQVVHMGEPQYLSSEKRYGSSPKSDRASFASFSISSVPNCGEGCIWKADLIISFGVWCIHRILDLSLMESRPELWGKYTYVLNRLQGVIDLAFSKHRSLVPPCFCLQIPVEYQQRLSPLVSNGFLPPASKPGRGKITTASTLLDIIKDVEIAISCRKGRTGTAAGDVAFPKGKENLASVLKRYKRRLSTKQVSTHDGTGSRKVPTTPMLASYNS from the exons ATGCTCACAAAGTTGAGCGGGGAGAGTGCATTTGCCCTGATGAGTCTCCTTGGAGCTAGCATCATGCCTCACAATTTTTACTTGCATTCTTTTATTGTTCAG CAGCATCAGGGGCCACCAAATATTTCCAAGAGTGCCTCATGTCACAGCCATCTTTTTGCCATCTTGTGTGCCTTCAGTGGTATTTGTCTGGTAAACTATGTGCTGATGAATTCAGCTGCAAATGTTTTCTATAGTGCAGGCCTTGTCTTGGTTACATTTCAGGATGCAATGTCACTAATGGAACAG GTTTTTAGGAATGGCATAGTGCCCTTGATCTTTTTGGTTGTTATGTTCTTATCTAATCAAATCACTGCATCAGCCTGGAATCTTGGTGGGCAAGTTGTTTTGCATGATTTCCTCAGGCTTGATTTACCAGGTTGGCTTCATCGTGCAACCATCAGAATTATAGCAATGGTCCCAGCCCTTTATTGCGTGTGGACTTCTGGAGCTGAAGGGATATATCAGTTGCTAATTTTTGCTCAGGTTATGGTGGCTCTTCTGCTTCCATCTTCGGTGATCCCCTTGTTTCGAATTGCCTCATCAAGACCCATTATGGGTGTTTATAAGATTTCTCCAGTTGTGGAGTTCCTAGCTCTGGTAACATTCATGGGGATGCTGGGCTTAAAGATAGTTTTTGTGGTAGAAATGATGTTTGGAAATAGTGATTGGGTTGATAATTTGAGATTGAATGCTGGAATTAGCTTGTCAGTTCCTTTTATTGCTCTTCTTGTTACTGCTTGTGCATCGTTTTCTCTGATGCTCTGGCTAGTGGCTACTCCTTTGAAATCTGCAAGTTCTCCAAGTGAAGCTCGTGCATTAAATTGGGATTTGAACAGAACTCTTTCTGAGGCAACTATACAGAGGGTAGAAAATGATTTATGTGAAACTAGATATCACGGAGAGGAATCTGCTCATGTACTGGAAAGATCATCAACACCAGAAGAATCTATTGGGAGTCGTTCAGATTTATCTTTTACAAATTATGATCTGAATTTGCCTGAAACAATTATGGAGTCTGACCGGGAAATACATTTGACTACTGTTAATGAGAAGTCTTCTAATAGTATTTATCCTAGTCCCTCAGCTTGTAACACCCAGGAATCAACATCCATAATCGAGTCAGCTCCCACTTTAGTTAATGAGGTAGTCGATGATGATATACCTAGCACCAAGACTCAGAGGATTGAATCAATGAAGACTGTGGAGAAAACAGTGAGTGTAGAGGGAGATTTGTCGGttgaaaaagatgatgatgatggagaTAGTTGGGAACCAGAAGAGCCATCCAAACCGCCTTCCGGAAGTGTTTCCTCTTTGACAGCAGATGGCCCTCCTTCATTTAGGAGCCTCAGCGGGAAAAGCGATGATGGTGGGAATGGAACTGGAAGTCTCTCTAGGCTAGCAGGGTTAGGTCGTGCTGCAAGGCGTCAATTAGCTGCCATTCTTGATGAATTTTGGGGCCAGTTGTATGATTTTCATGGGCAACCAACCCCAGAagctaagaaaaagaaattagatGTATTATTAGGGGTTGATTCAAAACCATTAAAGGTGGATACAAGTGGAAAGGAGTATGGTGAATATTTCCCTTTGGTCGGAGCAAGAGGATCTGATGCTATTAATTCAAGTCTGTATGAATCTCCAAAGCAACTTAAGGTGCAAAATAGTGTTGATTCGCCGTATGGGTATTCAAGAGGATCTGTCCCCTTGTGGTCTAATCACATGCAGTTATTGGATGCTTATGTTCAAAATTCGAGTCACAATATCAATTCTAGTGAAAGGAGGTACTCTAGTTTGCGTGCTGCCCCATCTGCTGATGCGGTGGAGTATCAACCAGCTACAGTGCATGGATATCAGCTTGCATCTTATCTCAATCGAATTGCTAAGGATAAAAGCTCTAATTGCTTGAATGGTCAAATGGAATCACCGGCATCAAAATCTCCTGGCCTGGCCCCTACAAATTACGGAGACTCCCTAGCTTTTGCATTAGGGCAAAAACTGCAAAATGGGATAACTCCTGCTCAAGCTGCTGGGTTTCAGAATGCTGCGGTTTCTAGAAATAGTCCATTACAATCTGAAAGGTCTTATTATGACATCAACTCTGGAACTAATGGTAATTCTGGCTTATCAGTCAATTCAAAGAAGTATCATAGTTTACCAGACATATCTGGGCTCTCTGTTCCTCTTCGGAATATGTACATGTCTGAGAAGAGTGCTCAGTGGGACAGTTCCGTTGGATATGGGTCGGCAATTGGTCgtacaaaatttgaaacatCCATGTATCCACATACTGGATCAAGGGCCGGAGTTCCATTGGCCTTCAATGAGACTTCTCAATTAAAGGGTTACAGAGATCCTTTGTCCCTACAGTTGAGCTCAAGTCCAGATACAGGATCCCTTTGGTCCAGACAGCCTTTTGAGCAGTTTGGTGTAGCTGAGAAACAACAAACTGCTGGCAGTGAAGCACTTGGAAGTGGGTTGAACTCATTAACTCAGGATACTGCTTCTAGTGTGGATTTAGAGTCCAAGCTTCTTCAATCTTTCCGACATTGTATAGTAAAGCTCTTGAAATTAGATGGGTCTGACTGGTTGTTTCGACAAAATGATGGAGCTGATGAAGATTTAATTGATCGTGTAGCAGCCAGGGAGAAGTTTCTTTATGATGCTGAAGCCAGGGAGATGAACCAGGTTGTTCACATGGGAGAACCTCAATACCTGTCTTCGGAAAAGAGATATGGTTCTTCACCAAAGAGTGACAGAGCAAGTTTTGCCAGCTTTTCAATTTCATCAGTTCCTAATTGTGGAGAAGGCTGTATTTGGAAAGCCGATCTGATAATAAGCTTTGGAGTGTGGTGCATTCACCGAATTCTTGATCTTTCGCTGATGGAAAGCCGACCAGAGCTGTGGGGAAAATACACTTATGTGCTTAATCGTCTCCAG GGTGTGATAGATCTTGCCTTTTCGAAGCATCGATCCCTGGTGCCCCCATGCTTCTGCCTTCAAATCCCCGTGGAATACCAGCAGAGGTTAAGTCCTCTGGTCTCAAATGGATTTTTGCCACCAGCTTCAAAACCTGGCAGGGGTAAGATTACGACTGCATCTACACTCCTGGATATAATTAAGGATGTGGAGATTGCTATATCTTGCCGGAAGGGTCGAACAGGTACTGCCGCTGGTGATGTGGCTTTTCCAAAGGGAAAAGAGAACTTGGCATCCGTACTTAAACGCTACAAGCGCCGATTGTCCACCAAACAAGTCAGCACCCATGACGGAACAGGATCACGCAAGGTTCCAACAACTCCAATGTTGGCTTCTTACAACTCATAG
- the LOC105799780 gene encoding RNA-binding protein CP29B, chloroplastic gives MSATSASSLILPSLKPKVLSLSDSTPNSLSLFSLSPTPHAKPLFCSALPSFQLLTKKSSFSSRFLTNVAVSSEYDQEEDLFGSDDEERSPTFSPDLKLFVGNLPFTVDSAQLAGLFENAGNVEMVEVIYDKVTRRSRGFGFVTMSTIEEVEAATQQFNGYELEGRALRVNSGPPPPRREEFSPRGARGGPSMGARGGPSMGARGGPPMGASNRVYVGNLSWGVDDIALETLFSEQGRVVEAKVVYDRESGRSRGFGFVTYSSADEVNSAIKSLNGCDLDGRPIRVTVAESRPRRQF, from the exons ATGTCTGCAACATCTGCCTCATCTCTTATTCTCCCATCGCTCAAACCCAAAGTTCTATCTTTATCCGACTCAACTCCCAATTCACTTTCCCTCTTCTCCCTTTCTCCAACCCCCCATGCAAAGCCTCTCTTTTGTTCTGCTCTTCCAAGTTTCCAGCTTTTAACCAAAAAGTCCTCTTTTTCTTCCAGGTTCCTTACAAACGTTGCCGTTTCTTCTGAGTATGACCAGGAAGAGGACTTATTTGGCAGCGATGATGAAGAAAGGTCTCCTACTTTCTCCCCTGACTTGAAACTTTTTGTGGGTAATCTTCCTTTTACTGTGGATAGTGCTCAGCTTGCGGGTTTATTTGAAAACGCCGGAAACGTTGAGATGGTTGAG GTGATTTACGACAAGGTAACTAGGAGAAGTAGGGGATTTGGATTTGTAACCATGTCCACAATCGAGGAAGTCGAAGCTGCTACTCAACAGTTCAATGGCTAT GAATTGGAAGGGAGAGCATTGAGGGTAAACTCAGGACCTCCTCCTCCTCGTAGGGAAGAATTTTCTCCTAGGGGAGCAAGAGGTGGTCCTTCGATGGGAGCAAGGGGTGGTCCTTCTATGGGAGCAAGAGGTGGTCCTCCTATGGGAGCTTCAAATCGTGTCTATGTTGGTAACCTTTCATGGGGTGTTGATGATATAGCACTCGAGACCTTGTTCAGTGAGCAAGGCAGGGTTGTGGAAGCAAAAGTCGTTTATGACAGGGAAAGCGGTAGATCAAGGGGTTTTGGCTTTGTAACTTACAGTTCTGCCGATGAGGTCAACAGTGCCATTAAATCCTTGAATGGTTGT GATTTGGATGGAAGACCAATTCGGGTCACTGTAGCAGAGTCTAGGCCAAGGCGCCAATTTTGA
- the LOC105799779 gene encoding auxin response factor 18, which yields MITFMESKEKPKEMEKCLDSQLWHACAGGMVQMPSVNTKVFYFPQGHSEHACGTVDFRNCPRIQAYILCRVAAVKFMADPETDEVFAKIRLIPVNTNDPDFEDDGIGSINGNETQEKPASFAKTLTQSDANNGGGFSVPRYCAETIFPRLDYSADPPVQTILAKDVHGETWKFRHIYRGTPRRHLLTTGWSTFVNHKKLVAGDSIVFLRAENGDLCIGIRRAKRGIGGGPESSTGWNATAGNCMIPYGGFSAFLREDEGKLMRNGSSNGVSSNGNLMGKRKVRTEQVIEAATLASNGQQFEVVYYPRASTPEFCVKASLVKAALQIRWCSGMRFKMAFETEDSSRISWFMGTISSVQVADPLHWPDSPWRLLQVTWDEPDLLQNVKRVSPWLVELVSNMPAIHLSPFSPPRKKLRLPQHSDFHLDGQLPMPTFSGNLLGASNPFGCLPNTAPAGMQGARHAHYGLSLSDLHLNKLQSGLFPASFPPLDYAPVPNRTSNGGPNIRKPSMSENVSCVLTMSHPSQNTKKADGAKTPQLVLFGRPILTEQQISLSCSGDTISPVLTGNSSSEYLDKAANFSDGSGSALHQQGLPERASCEGLPWYKNSRQETEPNLETGHCKVFMESEDVGRTLDLSLLGSYDELQRKLADMFGIENSETLSHLLYRDATGAVKQIGEEPFSDFMKTARRLTILTDSSSDNVGEYRGRSKP from the exons ATGATTACTTTTATGGAGTCGAAAGAGAAACCGAAAGAGATGGAGAAATGCTTGGATTCTCAGCTATGGCATGCTTGTGCTGGTGGAATGGTTCAAATGCCTTCAGTTAACACCAAAGTCTTTTACTTTCCTCAAGGCCATTCCGAGCACGCTTGTGGCACTGTTGATTTCAGGAACTGTCCTCGAATACAAGCTTATATACTCTGCAGAGTCGCCGCCGTTAAGTTCATGGCCGACCCTGAAACCGACGAGGTTTTCGCCAAAATCAGGCTGATCCCAGTTAACACCAATGACCCTGATTTTGAAGATGATGGAATAGGAAGCATTAATGGGAATGAAACACAAGAAAAACCGGCTTCCTTTGCAAAGACATTGACTCAATCAGATGCTAACAATGGTGGGGGATTTTCAGTTCCAAGGTACTGTGCTGAAACGATATTTCCCAGATTGGATTACTCTGCTGATCCCCCGGTTCAGACCATTCTGGCTAAGGATGTCCATGGGGAAACTTGGAAGTTTAGGCATATTTACAGGGGGACCCCAAGGAGACATCTTTTGACTACGGGCTGGAGTACTTTTGTCAACCATAAGAAGCTTGTAGCTGGTGACTCGATTGTGTTTCTTAGGGCGGAAAATGGGGATCTCTGCATCGGAATTAGGAGGGCGAAGAGGGGGATTGGTGGAGGACCCGAGTCTTCAACCGGGTGGAATGCTACTGCTGGAAATTGTATGATCCCGTATGGGGGGTTTTCAGCATTTCTGAGGGAAGATGAGGGCAAGCTGATGAGAAATGGAAGCAGTAATGGGGTTAGCTCAAATGGTAATTTGATGGGGAAGAGGAAGGTTAGGACTGAACAAGTTATTGAAGCTGCAACACTTGCTTCCAATGGCCAACAATTCGAGGTCGTTTACTACCCAAGGGCGAGTACTCCTGAGTTCTGCGTGAAGGCCTCTTTAGTGAAGGCTGCATTGCAGATCCGGTGGTGCTCAGGAATGAGGTTCAAAATGGCATTCGAAACAGAGGATTCTTCTCGGATTAGTTGGTTTATGGGCACTATATCTTCAGTTCAAGTCGCAGATCCCCTCCACTGGCCTGACTCACCTTGGAGGCTTCTTCAG GTTACATGGGACGAGCCAGATTTGCTTCAGAATGTAAAACGAGTTAGTCCTTGGCTGGTGGAATTGGTTTCGAACATGCCCGCGATTCATCTATCTCCCTTTTCACCACCAAGGAAAAAGTTGAGACTGCCGCAGCACTCGGATTTTCACCTAGATGGTCAACTTCCAATGCCGACATTTTCAGGCAACCTCCTTGGGGCCAGCAACCCCTTTGGGTGTTTACCCAACACTGCTCCTGCTGGCATGCAGGGAGCCAGGCATGCTCATTACGGTCTATCTTTATCAGATCTCCACCTCAATAAACTGCAGTCAGGTCTCTTTCCGGCTAGTTTCCCACCACTTGATTACGCTCCTGTACCTAATAGGACCTCCAATGGTGGCCCAAACATTCGAAAGCCTAGCATGAGTGAGAACGTTTCTTGTGTGCTAACCATGTCCCATCCCTCACAGAATACCAAGAAAGCTGATGGTGCAAAGACACCTCAGCTTGTACTTTTCGGTCGGCCGATTCTTACTGAACAGCAAATCTCTCTCAGCTGCTCTGGTGATACAATCTCACCAGTTCTTACTGGAAATAGTTCTTCAGAATATCTGGATAAGGCAGCAAACTTTTCCGATGGTTCTGGATCTGCTCTTCATCAACAAGGCCTTCCTGAGCGAGCATCCTGCGAAGGTCTCCCGTGGTACAAAAACAGTCGCCAAGAAACTGAACCCAATTTAGAGACCGGTCACTGTAAAGTTTTCATGGAATCAGAGGATGTCGGTCGTACACTCGACCTTTCTTTGCTGGGGTCTTATGATGAACTGCAGAGAAAGTTGGCAGACATGTTTGGTATAGAAAACTCCGAAACTCTGAGCCATTTACTCTATCGGGATGCTACGGGTGCTGTCAAACAAATTGGAGAAGAACCATTCAG TGACTTTATGAAAACCGCGAGGAGATTAACGATTCTAACGGATTCAAGCAGCGACAACGTAGGAGAATATAGAGGAAGAAGCAAACCTTGA